Proteins from a single region of Nerophis ophidion isolate RoL-2023_Sa linkage group LG10, RoL_Noph_v1.0, whole genome shotgun sequence:
- the cd99l2 gene encoding CD99 antigen-like protein 2 isoform X1 → MVALRGVRCGCLLLALLFPLQVLSQDLDLADALGGGLLKTTTAKPAATKAPIKPKPKPVGDGFDLSDALDPNNDIGNRDKNKGKSGEGFSDSDLVDVSKDDNYKPDKGKGGRPGERNHINQYEDNNETTAEVGTIAGIASAVVMALVGAVTSYISYQKKKLCFGIQQSLNAGMIKADNPDCVMASEPQVQQTLLQQASAEPRIEENVV, encoded by the exons ATGGTGGCTCTTCGTGGTGTTCGCTGCGGCTGTTTGCTGCTGGCGTTGCTGTTTCCTCTGCAAG TTCTGTCTCAGGACCTGGACCTGGCAGACGCTCTGGGGGGTGGCCTTCTAAAAA CCACTACTGCAAAGCCAGCAG CTACCAAGGCTCCTATCAAGCCCAAACCTAAACCAG TTGGTGATGGCTTCGACCTGTCTGATGCCTTGGACCCCAACAATGACATTGGTAACAGAGACAAGAACAAGGGAAAGAGTGGAG aaGGATTTTCCGACAGCGACCTAGTTGACGTCAGCAAAGACGACAATTACAAACCCGACAAAGGCAAAG GCGGACGACCAGGCGAACGTAATCATATTAATCAATATGAAGACAACAACG AGACCACAGCAGAAGTGGGCACCATCGCAGGCATTGCTAGTGCCGTCGTCATGGCGCTGGTGGGCGCGGTCACCAGCTACATCTCCTACCAGAAGAAGAAGTTGTGCTTCGGCATACAGC AGAGCCTGAATGCGGGGATGATAAAGGCTGACAATCCGGATTGTGTGATGGCATCTGAACCACAAG TCCAACAAACGCTTCTGCAGCAAGCCAGTGCTGAACCTCGCATAGAGGAGAATGTTGtgtag
- the LOC133560617 gene encoding craniofacial development protein 2-like isoform X3 gives MILSNCAALALVGWKPVNERIITARLYSRHAKVTIVQVYAPTEVASEEDKDAFYSQLQAVLDAIPSYDIKMLIGDLNAEVDGGRRGLNATVGPHGSANSTNDNGERLLLLSSTNGLSIGNTFFKHKQIHKMTWVSPGGGTRNELDYICINTRWRSSLLDVCAHRGADVGSEHFLVVGKIRRKLKKVQKMTTKRPYAVEKLKNTNLSRNYREELRKKLEVPPNPSIEEQWSLRRGTNKERWITEKTWKLIDERKMAKMEREQKRRLRCWRMKDEEYRHLDQEVKKSCRKDKRRWLQEKAKEAQEAAEKNNTKTLYRIVRELTSSRSSSGVPIKTGHY, from the coding sequence ATGATCCTTTCCAACTGTGCGGCACTTGCGCTAGTGGGATGGAAACCGGTGAATGAGCGCATCATCACAGCAAGGCTCTATAGTAGACATGCCAAAGTGACCATTGTGCAAGTCTATGCCCCAACCGAGGTTGCCTCAGAAGAGGACAAGGATGCCTTCTACAGCCAGCTCCAAGCCGTGCTTGATGCGATCCCCAGCTATGACATCAAGATGCTGATTGGAGACCTAAATGCGGAAGTGGATGGCGGTAGAAGGGGCCTCAATGCCACAGTGGGACCACACGGGTCTGCAAACTCTACCAATGACAACGGGGAGAGACTGCTGCTGCTATCCAGTACCAACGGCCTCAGCATTGGTAACACGTTTTTCAAGCACAAACAGATCCATAAGATGACATGGGTTTCACCTGGGGGCGGAACCCGAAATGAGCTGGACTACATATGCATAAACACAAGGTGGCGTTCGTCACTGTTAGACGTTTGTGCACACAGGGGTGCAGATGTAGGCTCAGAACACTTTCTTGTGGTGGGTAAAATCAGGCGGAAGCTGAAAAAGGTGCAAAAAATGACAACCAAGAGACCCTACGCAGTGGAAAAGCTTAAGAACACTAACCTGTCGAGAAACTACCGTGAGGAGTTGAGGAAGAAGCTTGAGGTACCACCAAATCCTTCAATTGAGGAGCAGTGGAGTCTCAGAAGGGGCACCAACAAGGAGAGATGGATAACAGAAAAGACCTGGAAATTGATTGACGAAAGGAAGATGGCAAAGATGGAAAGAGAACAGAAGAGGAGGCTCCGATGCTGGAGGATGAAAGACGAGGAGTACAGACACCTTGACCAGGAAGTAAAAAAGAGCTGCAGGAAAGACAAACGGAGGTGGCTGCAGGAGAAAGCAAAAGAAGCACAAGAGGCAGCAgagaaaaacaacactaaaacacTCTACAGGATTGTGCGGGAGCTAACCAGCTCCAGGAGCAGCTCCGGGGTGCCAATCAAGACAGGGCACTACTAA
- the cd99l2 gene encoding CD99 antigen-like protein 2 isoform X2: MVALRGVRCGCLLLALLFPLQVLSQDLDLADALGGGLLKTTTAKPAATKAPIKPKPKPVGDGFDLSDALDPNNDIGNRDKNKGKSGGFSDSDLVDVSKDDNYKPDKGKGGRPGERNHINQYEDNNETTAEVGTIAGIASAVVMALVGAVTSYISYQKKKLCFGIQQSLNAGMIKADNPDCVMASEPQVQQTLLQQASAEPRIEENVV, encoded by the exons ATGGTGGCTCTTCGTGGTGTTCGCTGCGGCTGTTTGCTGCTGGCGTTGCTGTTTCCTCTGCAAG TTCTGTCTCAGGACCTGGACCTGGCAGACGCTCTGGGGGGTGGCCTTCTAAAAA CCACTACTGCAAAGCCAGCAG CTACCAAGGCTCCTATCAAGCCCAAACCTAAACCAG TTGGTGATGGCTTCGACCTGTCTGATGCCTTGGACCCCAACAATGACATTGGTAACAGAGACAAGAACAAGGGAAAGAGTGGAG GATTTTCCGACAGCGACCTAGTTGACGTCAGCAAAGACGACAATTACAAACCCGACAAAGGCAAAG GCGGACGACCAGGCGAACGTAATCATATTAATCAATATGAAGACAACAACG AGACCACAGCAGAAGTGGGCACCATCGCAGGCATTGCTAGTGCCGTCGTCATGGCGCTGGTGGGCGCGGTCACCAGCTACATCTCCTACCAGAAGAAGAAGTTGTGCTTCGGCATACAGC AGAGCCTGAATGCGGGGATGATAAAGGCTGACAATCCGGATTGTGTGATGGCATCTGAACCACAAG TCCAACAAACGCTTCTGCAGCAAGCCAGTGCTGAACCTCGCATAGAGGAGAATGTTGtgtag